The genomic window CGGGGAAAAAGGGTTCTCATTACCATCCAGACAGTGACTTGTTCCTCcctaaagagagaaaggatgTCCTCACTTCTACTGCTTGTTGGACTGCAATGGCTGCTCTGCTTGTTTGTCTCAACTTCACAATCGGTCCAATTCAAATGCTCAAACTTTATGGAATTCCTTACTGGGTAATGCGCCGCTGTTACTCCCCTGTTTCAGCCTGAGCAATTTGTGTATTATTTCCTCTGCCTTACTCAAAAAGGTTTTTATGTCAAATACAGATAAATGTAATGTGGTTGGACTTTGTGACTTACCTGCATCACCATGGTCATGAAGATAAGCTTCCTTGGTACCGTGGCAAGGTAAAATACATATTCTCTGCTTCCACTGTTCTTTGACTACATCGCTCTTTCTTTTAAGGTTAAAGCCAACTGGTGTGTAAATCTCATGATTCTCCCAAAACAGGAGTGGAGTTACCTGAGAGGAGGACTTACAACATTGGATCGTGACTACGGATTGATCAATAACATCCATCATGATATTGGAACTCATGTGATACATCATCTTTTCCCGCAGATCCCACATTATCATCTAGTAGAAGCAGTAAGTAAATTGAAAGTAAAGactgtttgtgtttttggtgttCATGCTAGTTTCCCTGACTCTTGCTCCACTGTTATGCAGACAGAAGCAGCTAAACCAGTATTAGGGAAGTATTACAGGGAGCCTGATAAGTCTGGACCGTTGCCATTACATTTACTGGAAATTCTAGCGAAAAGTATAAAAGAAGATCATTACGTGAGCGACGAAGGAGAAGTTGTATACTATAAAGCAGATCCAAATCTCTATGGAGAGGTCAAAGTAAGAGCAGATTGAAATGAAGCAGGCTTGAGATTGaagttttttctatttcagACCAGCTGATTTTTTGCTTACTGTATCAATTTATTGTGTCACCCACCAGAGAGTTAGTATCTCTGAATACGATCGATCAGATGGaaacaacaaatttgtttGCGATACTGAAGCTATATATACCATACATTGCATTATCTTAGATACATTTAAATTCTAGCAAAAAGTATAAAAGAAGATCATTACGTGAGCGACGAAGGAGATGttgtatatatactacaaATTAAGCAGATCCAAATCTCTATGTTTCCGATACTGAAGCTTTATACTAATAAAATATACATtgcaatatatattattttagattcATCCTTCTGAAGGTTTATATACCAATAATTTTAGggtataattaagaaaatagttttctacttttttcacatttaaaatcaatcatAGTTATTCTTCCTAACCTCactaaatttgtttgattaattaacTTAAAAATGGGATTTAAATAAGTATTTGTTACACAATATGTAGTTGGATAGTATCCACATGTGCCTTCCAAATTCAGTGAACCATGTTTCTATTATTGGGAAGTCGTCGGCCTTCTATTTAGATGGTCAACGGACCATTTACTAATACAAGTTTTGcccataatatatttaaatcgACTCTCCTTCGgaatttttacatttaaattgtttaaaagCTCTACTTGAATAATCCAACATACAATAATCttgaactaatttttttttttaataatgtagTTATTAGAATTATAAACGAAAAGTGTTTGATTGGTATGTTGAATATAAGCGTACGCCTAATTTGCTATTGCATGACACATAAATAATCATCTTTTAACACtcttgaatttttaaaaattataattgcGATTCTCAAATTTAGTCATAAATTCAGTTAACTATCATCGCTAAGTGGCATAAATAATGTAGTTAGATAGTCACCGTCCGTTGCTAATACAGAATAAAAGTCACCGTCCAATTACACATACGTATGTAAGGAAATTATACATAACTTAATTTTATAGAGATGGAACTGGTGAGTGCTACGTTTTATATTAGTACAGTACTATGTCTAGAAATATGTCTacttttgtaatattttactCAAAAGAGAGACGATTGAAGAAAATAGATAATTACAAGTTACAGCCATTGTTACTCTCTTCTTACAAGAACTATGCATACAGTTTATTTCACCATCTATTGAactatataatttcatattattGCCTTTATAGAATTGTACAATTCCAAAGAGCATCCTCTTCCTTGCGTAGGTTATCATTTTGAACTATTAAGAGCACTTTGATAACTGAAGTAAGTTAGAAATCACTTTACATGTAGTAAAGTATCAATAAAATTAGTGCAATTCTGAGATAAGGAAGttaaagttaaatattattttaaaatgttgaagTCGTCAGATTCTTTTAGTATATATCTCAAGGCATTAAATATTTCAAGGTTGAGTACGTCGTTAAGCTACCCAAACATTctcaaacagaagaaaatcATACCGATCTTAATTTATATTGTTAGGGTTAAAACATCTACGAACTTTCACAgctaataacaaaaaaatgaactcCACGTGATAGCTAAAATTATTTGTAAGGAAGCTACAAAACTTTTCATTGCAAAATGCTTCGTAGTTTTCACATTTGGAATTATTATCAAATACATCCACGtcattttcaatcttttttacCACGTATcagaaaaaacattttttatcaCGTTTTCTTGAACTAACAAGCAACAAACTTTAATCGTATGGACTCTATTCGACTTCCTCATCGGTTACAAACTTACAATTACGGATTCCTACATACGTTACGATTTTCTTCAGTTACTTATTACAAAGGaagataattaatattttcgaTTCACGAGAATAGTCTGAAACATGTCGGTCCgagtttgattttatttgtgtatGATAGTTAATATTCacaattcatttatttatgttaatcCAAATCTTGttccctttctctctctctttctctccctctAACCATATAAACCAACTATATATAACAGCACTTCACAACTTCTCATGaacaagtagaaaaaaaagagcaagACTAATAAGCCATATAAGAGACAACATGAACAACCTAGACGAGATCAAGATCGAGAGCAAGACCTGCCTCAAcgatcaagaacaagaagtcAAAATAGACAACATGCACATGAGCGACCAAGACAAGAACAAGatcgaaatcaagaacaagagtGGCCTCGGCGAAAAGTGGCCAGAACCCATCGTCCGAGTCCAATCTCTAGCCGAGAGCAACCTCACTAGTCTCCCTGACCGTTACATCAAGCCGCCGTCTCAACGCCCTCAAACCACCATCATCGACCACCAACCGGAAGTAGCTGACATAAATATACCGATCATAGACCTAGACAGTCTATTCTCTGGCAATGAAGACGACAAGAAGAGGATATCCGAGGCATGCCGTGAATGGGGATTCTTCCAGGTAAGAATGGCACTGGAAGATAAAAATAGTCacgtttaattatttttagacaTGCATTTTTAGTATGACAAATTATTAGTCTAGAAACATGTAGTCtataaaaatttagatttggTTCGGTTGACATCTAGAGTTCTATTTTCAGGTAATCAACCATGGCGTGAAGCCGGAGCTGATGGACGCAGCTAGAGAAACTTGGAAGAGCTTCTTTAATTTGCCTGTTGAAGCCAAAGAAGTTTACTCAAACTCCCCAAGAACCTATGAAGGATATGGAAGCAGATTGGGTGTGGAAAAAGGAGCCATTCTTGATTGGAATGATTATTACTATCtccattttcttcctcttgccTTGAAGGATTTCAACAAATGGCCTTCTTTACCTTCCAACATTAGGTAATTAACTAAGTCTCTAATTCTTATGTCTTTATGagttttatttgataattaattaacGAATTAGTTTTGGGTTCCATTATTCCTATGAGTTTTGGGAAATTGAGAATTTATAGCTAGTATAATTGTAATCCGATCATTTTATAGGGAAGCTTGAGACTGAAGTCAGCAACTAGTTTCAgttgttctttattttctttttctatataaagaAGACCAAAACTATGATTCTGgtctttaataaataatttagaaataaatcaatataaaagaaaattgattcaTGTGTTGTTATGTTGATTGGCAATCATGTTAATTACATAATATATCACCATGTTggttattttttctaatttacaAACaatttatagtattttaaatGTGCActtcatcaaatcaaattaacGTATTTCCAAGAAAGagttgaatattttaattgaaacTAACCTTCTTGTTAAATTTATCTACATTTGAACAAAAGATTATGTTTTcctaaatattaatatataacaGAAACattcaatatatttgtataatatgCTTATTTCTACTTCTTAAAATGGATATAGAGAAATGAATGATGAGTACGGTAAGGAACTAGTGAAGCTAGGTGGGAGACTAATGACGATCTTATCGTCAAATTTGGGGCTAAGAGCAGAACAACTTCAAGAAGCATTTGGTGGAGAAGACGTTGGTGCATGTTTGAGGGTTAATTATTACCCAAAGTGCCCTCAACCGGAGCTTGCCCTCGGCCTCTCCCCTCATTCTGATCCCGGCGGCATGACCATCCTCTTGCCGGACGATCAAGTCGTCGGCCTTCAGGTCCGTCACGGTGACACGTGGATCACTGTCAATCCTCTCCGCCACGCTTTTATCGTCAATATCGGCGATCAAATTCAGGTAACctcttaaattttttctttttttcttttcctttttacgTTATATACTTACATGAAAATGTTGACATAAAAGGTAAAACACTAATAATTGTCATGATATAGTTGGTACTGAACTACTGATAGAGGATCATATTCCTTAGTTGTAGTTCCACGTTTTAGACATGACTTAGAATAGCGATAAAAGACTAACCGTTTCAACTTCAggccaaaattttaaataataaaactactaagtttttccaaaaaatgatttatgtCATTTTCGTAGCGTCAAGCCAtcaaaatgatttgattttatacaagactaaattaaatataaataaaatgcagaaatatattttgtggttttaacttttagagTACCATCGTAGACAATAATCATGTTGCAAAAGACAAATTGTCCGAAAGTGCATGCACAAATTGAGTATTATTAACGTTTAATGAAGTACAATATATGTTAGTCATGCAATAGATGCAATTTTCAATACTAACGTATATGTTTCTCTTGTGAAAACCGGCAGATACTAAGCAATTCGAAATACAAGAGCGTGGAACATCGAGTGATAGTGAATTCGGAAAAAGAAAGGGTTTCACTAGCATTCTTCTATAACCCTAAGAGTGACATTCCGATCCAACCAATGCAACAACTTGTCACCTCTACGATGCCTCCCTTGTATCCTCCCATGACCTTTGATCAATATAGACTCTTCATTAGAACGCAAGGTCCACGTGGAAAATCCCACGTTGAGTCTCATATATCTCCTCGTTAATTGATATCTACTTCATAAAATGTCTGATAAATAGAATAATTGTAAGCcttcttgtttatatatgcAGCTCAATTACTAGTGAGTGCATCTATATACATTAATCTCTTTTATGTGCTATATACTGAAGGATACCGAAGCTATGGAAGCTTAAAGAACTACCTAGAGATTCCAAAAGATtggtgaagaatgaagatatatatacatatatattgagaTCAAAGTGAATCGACTAAAGACCGAGAACTATCAAACATTTGTTTAAGTTAAATTACTTTGTAGTCACCCTTGTAGtgaattatatatgtttataattaGTTCTTTTAGGTTCTATTGTATTTCTATTATGCAAAATCAATATCCGTGATTTATGTTGAAGCATGTCTATCAATAATTATGCCTCCTCTATCTCTATGATTAGTAACATTAATAATGGAGCTTATCGGTGCTAGTCTTTTCTGTATTGATTGAGCAACTAATCTATTAgacaatttaattttcttaagaaaaattagtattgacaaacaaaatgaCGGACATGTGAACGCAATAAATATCTAGTATCTAAAGATGGTAGTATGGTACACATATTAGATTAAGTaatgtatataaaaaggaTAATTCGTGTTGACCATGTATTACAGAATCTTGTTAGATCCGATTTAAGTTCTTTATCATATATAGTTGGGGACTTGGGGGAGCTTGTAAGTAACGTTTACGAAGAAGATTGGACGGATATCACTTTGAATACCCAAAACTAAGATTTTTGtattgtgaatttgtgatcTTCATGCTGGCTTTACTTGGGATCGCCCTTCTTGATATTACATACATGCATGATCACATTTATAAATTGatttgtattgattttgaatattgatcattgttattattattatcatcaacATGCATTAATTAGCACAAACCAAAACACTAGGCTACAAATCATTATCGTCGAATAAATATTCAGTCGATgagtttaaaatttagttaaattCAGTCGATTGTCAACTATTAACATTTCATGAATTTCTTATTGAGTATGATGCTaaataaatagtatttttttttttaaaaaataaaaatatttgattattgtcgcaaatttgattgaaaaattTAGATTTGGATTTAGAGATGATTTGTGACAATCTTGATGGTTAATTATAAAACTTACCAATTCTAAGGCTTGCGATCACATTTACTTGCCCTTTAGAACTTGGAAAACATGTTGGCTCTTTACAATTCCGGCCAAATGAGAAGACTATCACTTTGACATATCACATAATATTGGATaataatattctttaaaattatgaaaaacaaTATCTTAAGACAGATAAAAGACCTAACagaagattaaaaacatatttgttcAAAATTCGGTTCGAAGCTTAAAGATTTGACTAAGTCTAACATATACAAACCCCATGACACAACACAATTGATGACACAacccagtttttttttttttaatatgaataataataatattattcaaaCAGTTTGCTACTCTCTCCCTCAACTTCTTGAAATCCCTTTCTTGAGATctaaagagagagttttgtatgctttaaaattaagaaggttaaagaaaaaaagagaagaaaagaaaaaaagttgattaaCATATTGATTAAAACATGAGAACCAGAGTCTCTCTgagagatcatcatcatcatcatcatcaattgaTCAGCATCACTGTCTTCCTTTCTTTGCACAGCAAGGCGGGCATTTATACTGCTTGATGCTCTCTGCTTTAGCCGGAGTTATCTTGACGCATTTTCCATGGTACCAACGTTCACAAACATCACAGCAAATCCAGAACTCCTCATTTGTGTAATGACCTCCACAGCTTCCACAGAGAGTGTCTCCAtgctcgtcttcttcttcctcctcctcataGCTCTCTTCCATTAGTTTCGGTGTTGAGCTCTTTGTCTGCCCGTCTATTGATCTCTGCTAATTACGATTTTTGATTTCAAAGAGGGAAACcagataacaaaaaagaagaaaggaggcTCCTTATTTTGTGTACCTTAGTGCCATTTCTGGATTTGCTTCCTGAGTCCGAGCTTGGCTTGTTGTCTTTCATGGCTTTCCTACCAGTCACTACATCGAAGAGAGTTGGGAGATCGTTGATCAGACTGAATAACCGCTTCCTgcaaatcaaaagaataatataACTCCATGAGTGGACAACACATTGAAAAAGGCAGCTAAGATAAGCTAAGAACTAGATTAGCAAGCGAAAGTGAGGAAAAACGAACCAGAATCTTCATATCAGTACAACACACAATTGTGATGTTTTATCTAGCATTATTTGTTTGCAGCTCTGTCGGGTTAAATTCTCTATCCTTGGAAATGCATCTTACGAAATGCTTTTTACTAGTCTAGTGTAAATAAGATAGAGGACTAAAATGGTAGAGGATCACTTTAGAGACTTGTTAATGGTATAGTGAAACTACTGGTTGAGAAAACAAAGTCCAGTTTCTTGCACCTTTAATTGAAACCTATCTAAATGCCAACAACTACTTCTCTCTTGAAGAACAATGAAACAgataataaccaaaataacatTGTTTTCTAGAATATATGACAGACAGACAGTAAAATGATCTCATTAGTACTAATCAAatagcaattttttttgtcaaaatttaactTTCACAAAACCTTTGTCAGTAAAGTTCTTTGGATTCCATAGTTACTAAGATGGGTGTTCAGATGTAACAATGAAATGGTGAAATTCAGCACATGCGACCACAGAATATCCGTTTTCAGATTTCATAGAATAGCAAATACCAGGCTTTTAAAATTAGGGAGGATAATCAAGTTTCAAGTTTAGCCATTACAATATCCAAAAGAGCTGAGAAAAAGTTTAGACAGATGAAGTCATGCAACAAACAATACTCCATAGATATGAATGACGAATagcgaaaaaaacaaaacaaaacaaaactcatttCACGCAAATTCAAAGACAATCTCATTCCAAACGaactccatcatcatcacaaagtttcaatttttacttCACATGAGAAGAGCCAGGATGGAAAACAACTATGGGGTTTCATGTAAGAACAACACAGAATCCATTGAAATCAAGTAAAAGTTGGAGACATGGcttaagaaaacacaaaacaatgaGAATGCAGAATCAAAATGTtgggaaaaagagaaataccTCTCATTGCGATTAAGACGGGCTCCAAAgtagaaagaaacagagagcaaCCAACAATCACTGTGAACAGCAACAAGAGAAAGCCAATCTTTCCTCTGCATACCATCTCTAGCGAAATTGATACCAAGAGCAGGCTCAGGTAGCTCCGGAGGCACTTCCTCTGCTGGTAGATTCACTTCCCATGACTCATTAGGGTGTCCGTACAAACACAAATTCTCCTTTTCTATAACCACAAACAcccaaaaattgaaatcaaatctcaataaaacacataaaagGGTATCTAAAAGTCGAAATCTTTCATACCCGGATCGCATTGAGAGTAAAAATCATCAACATCTggaaaaaatcacaaaaacgaACAAGTTAAAGGACGAATCCAAAGGCATTACGAAGAAATCTGGGaaatttagagaaagagagagagagaggatttAGACCTTTAGTGAGAGCACGAAGAAGAGCGGCACGACGAGCGGAATAATCTTTGAAGATCTCTTCAACGGTGCGAGGGTTAGAGGAAACGGCTGCGGCGGCCATATCTCTACAgatttttataagatttatagATCAGTACTAGTTGACAAGGATCGATGTCTGTATCAATGGTTTTTGAGACCCGATGCGTTCGGgcatgaagagagagagaacaataGATATGGAAGGAGATGGAGAGAAGCAGACGGaacaagaaggagaagaaaaataagagagagagagaaaataaaaactttatttttatttttgggagTTTGGTTGCGTCAGCGAAAAGGTTTGGTAGTAGACGAAGATGCGTCGCTTTTTAGGTAAATGGCATTTTAGTTGGGCCCTTAAGTGTTAGGTTTTAGGCCCAAATAAGTCCAATCTCCTAAGCGACTTTTTTGTTATCGGCCCAAATTTAGTTACTTTGTGATTTTACCttcaaaacactaaacccCTGTCTGGAGGAGTGTTATGTGATGAGTTTCAGACATTTGTTAATGTCTGTAAAatgtaaacaagaaaaaaagaaattacttGAACACAAACTTGGTGTGTTTCTGTGATTTAAGATTTAGATAagtataaactttaaaatggTAACGTTTTTCGAGCGAAACTGAATCAGATTATAGCAGAGACACTTGTAATGTAAACAATCTAAAGCAAAGCTTTATCACATTAAGACAGTGAATTATGTGAAGATAGggtcttgttgttgttgttgtgtgtgtTGAAATGTTTAGTCCCATTGTTCTTCCCAGAAATAAGTCCATTCTGAAGAATTTACTGTCTGTTTGCCATCTGCTGATACAAGATCATAAGGAGAGTCATCTGCGAATTCTGTTGGCATTGATTTCCAGTGAAGTGATGGATGCCATTCCGCTTCTTTAACCACTCTTAGTATCTCTCCCGCTACTATTTTGCTTCCTTGTGCTGACAAATGAATCCCGTCTCTGTAACAAACCAGACTATACCGTTAAAACATTTCAATGAACATCGTCGATACTCCATTCCCGGTTATCGCATTTGGAAACTCTGAGAAAGTCATATATATCAAAGGTCTCTCTATATTTCTTCAGAACTCAAAAAATACTTACGTGAAGCAAACAGTTTTCCAGTCATCTGCTTTCTGAAAAGTAGAGAAGAGATCAACTACTTCTAGGCCGAGTTCTTGGCACAGCTCTACACAAGCATCTGAATAAGTCTTGCAGAGGTCGTTTGTGCGGATTACCTCGCTCAAGTATGGGCTtgtgagagaaaaagaagcacATCTATATTAATAAGGCCGGAGAGAAtaaggagaaacagagagatagtGAAGAAATTCAGGGAAGTTACCTTTGGTTCTGGCGAACTTTAGCCTCATCCACTGGAGGAGAACTAAGAAATATGATTCGGGTGAAGTCTGAAAGGCTCTGAAACAGAAAATAGAGGAAGAAATTAGCACTTGAAATGGCTTTTAAACGTGACTGACAGgagataaataataaatctaacAATTATAAAGGAAGTATAAACCTGAAGATGAAGAGCGATCTTCTTCATGTTATCAACATATTCAGTAAGTGGTACATGAGGTCCTAGTCCAGACGAGTGAGGCGCCATTGAGTCGTTTCCTCCAAAATAGACAATGACCAGAGAAGGTTGTACTGCAGCATCCTGCATCCGTAACAAGTTGCAATTTTTAGGCGACAAAGTGGAAGAAAACAGAAGCTTTGAATATGATGGTTTTCTACAAAGTTAAGCTCATtctaccaaattttttttataatgggTAAGAGAAAACAGCTTGAGATATCAAGAAAACTCGGATGAAACAGATTATGCTTAAACAGAGACATCTCCCTTGAAACAGATGCAGAGTCTTGTATGCTAAATCAAAGACTATGCAACTAAAATAGCCACTTGTGTAATCCTTTTGGGGTACATTTTGAACTAGTAAAATAATGTTCACAAAGAATTCTTACTAGGTCAAATGATAAGCACACATCAACCTATACGGACTAATATAAAGACCTATAAAACGCTGAATCTTTATCATAATCTAGTATTGAAGAAACTAATAGtctaaagagagaagaagcaaaaaaaaagggagtTGAAAGAGTACCTTGGGGAACACTTGGTCGACAACTTCCAAAGCACGAGAAGAGTTCCATCCATAATATCCTCGCAGAATGATGTCGGCCTATACACATAACATCCAAATGGAGAAATAACATTATGGTTCGCATAATACACGCTTACAATCGTAAAACAAAAGACGAATTTCAATGAACAAATGTATAGTTagggaaaataataaataatacagAGTAATTAGAATAAGCGATCTACTTGTAGAATCAACGCTCTAGTAATCTAACCAAGGATGAATATCGAATCCAGAAgccacagagagagagagattgatgaaTCTGACGATACCTTACGAGCGTAGACCTCGGAAAGAATGGCGCCCCAACCACCATGGCCAAAGCTCATCTGAACAATGGAAGATCCAAACAAAACGATCTGAGGCCGCGCGGGTCCAACCATTGTCTCCTTCCTAACCTCTCTGTTCCTCTGTTTCAGAGCTGAAGACAGGCCGTTCTTTCTCCCACCGCAAAAGCTAATCGTCCGGTGAAGATGAACAAACCTGAGCGATcctctctctcactctttgTCGTAAGGTGCGAGATTAAATGCATGAACGTctcgttttttcttcttgttttttgattattataacagacaaataaaagaagaaaaaaacaataaaaaaacaaacaaaacaaaaccttttgtTATATCATCACGTGCATTActgttatttccttttttaagGATTTGTTTCTCATActagttttctctttttgtttctcaaagtATTTTTTACTTGAAATGCTCTCTaccaaaaagtaaaatgatgagaaatcttttctttctttttcaatatatatgaaaatcttAGTTTAAGAATGAATATCTCTTGTATAAGCTttggaaagaaacaaagtcaAGAAGAATAGGGTACTAAATAAAGAGATTgggtagagagagagatttatgAGCAATAATTCAAATGATATGGTCGTTGGTTGGTAAGTAAAGGAACACTGAATTAAAGGAGCACCAAATATAGATCAACCATATTTTTGAACTCTTCATTCAATGTCTCaccttctttctttatatgttatatatatggatgGTTCAACAAATAACCACGTGAACATGTTGAAGTGATTACATTGAACGTTTAGTAACTAGCATCTATCATTGGTCATAGTTTCATAAGAGTATATATAATacagaaatgaaataaatttcattataaaaacaaaacatattgcTGTCAAAACTGTTTTTAAGACCAAAGactataataataatgtaacTGCTCAGGTTAGTGAGTGAACTTAGAGAACTCAATggagagggaaaaaaaaaaactaagaagaagaaaagaaagactAACTCAGCAACTCAAAAATCTAGTGCTCCGGATTTGGATGAGCAGCTACCAGATGTGCCATACGATGTTCCACTGGACCCGTCTACAGGGGCTTGATTCAGACACTCTAGAGCCaagaatcttctcttcttcaagctcattGAGAAGGTTTTTGCCTCAAGAATTACAGGCACCTGTTCCATTAAACAATTCAGATCAAACCAGTGGTTTAGGACCATAGTGAATCCATTTTTTCAACGGTTTCTAAGCAAGTTCATGTCATTCtcatcaaaagagagaaaaatggatTAGATGGGGATTTCTGGATAAGTTGTTCAGTAGACATTTTGAATTTCATCAGACTTTTATCCattgaatatgtttttttgacTTGGCAAAATACAAAGGGGTTCTTGCTTACAGGTTTCAGGGTAATAATATCCCTATATAAATTGAGAATTACACAATTTGTAAATACCTGTGTGTTGATACGAGCAACCTTGTGTATGTTGAGGAATCCATTTATATCCTTGTAGCCAGTGAGGAGTTTCTCCAATTCCTTGTCACCATCTGGAAAAAAAGGCAAGGATACTTGTCAAGAAACAACTATGATAATCTAtttatgaataagaaaatcaggGAAAGCAAACCTGGGATTGCTTTGATAGAGAGCAAGGTATCTGCCATATGCTGCAGTCTTTTAGAGGAAGATGGGGAGAGCAGGGAAGGCGGGAAAGTAACAATGGCTACCGCATTTGAAACCATAAGCATACTTTTCAGCAATCTTATGAATGAGAGCATGTCTGATTCCTGTGTtgatagaaacaaaatgtcaaaaaatcaacaatataaTACATAACGACGTGATACTGGTACAAGCTTCAGCTATCATTAACTATAGAGTCAAGAGAATTTTCGTTAGAAAGCATTGTTGACTTGATATAGGCTAAAAGTTCCAGAAAACTCTCCTAATTACCTTTTCAGAATACTCACACAGGGGAGAGC from Arabidopsis thaliana chromosome 3, partial sequence includes these protein-coding regions:
- a CDS encoding SGNH hydrolase-type esterase superfamily protein (SGNH hydrolase-type esterase superfamily protein; FUNCTIONS IN: hydrolase activity, hydrolase activity, acting on ester bonds, carboxylesterase activity; INVOLVED IN: lipid metabolic process; LOCATED IN: cellular_component unknown; EXPRESSED IN: 20 plant structures; EXPRESSED DURING: 12 growth stages; CONTAINS InterPro DOMAIN/s: Esterase, SGNH hydrolase-type, subgroup (InterPro:IPR013831), Lipase, GDSL (InterPro:IPR001087), Esterase, SGNH hydrolase-type (InterPro:IPR013830); BEST Arabidopsis thaliana protein match is: SGNH hydrolase-type esterase superfamily protein (TAIR:AT2G38180.1); Has 768 Blast hits to 767 proteins in 294 species: Archae - 0; Bacteria - 304; Metazoa - 76; Fungi - 152; Plants - 166; Viruses - 0; Other Eukaryotes - 70 (source: NCBI BLink).) yields the protein MVGPARPQIVLFGSSIVQMSFGHGGWGAILSEVYARKADIILRGYYGWNSSRALEVVDQVFPKDAAVQPSLVIVYFGGNDSMAPHSSGLGPHVPLTEYVDNMKKIALHLQSLSDFTRIIFLSSPPVDEAKVRQNQSPYLSEVIRTNDLCKTYSDACVELCQELGLEVVDLFSTFQKADDWKTVCFTDGIHLSAQGSKIVAGEILRVVKEAEWHPSLHWKSMPTEFADDSPYDLVSADGKQTVNSSEWTYFWEEQWD